One Bacillus amyloliquefaciens DSM 7 = ATCC 23350 DNA window includes the following coding sequences:
- a CDS encoding ketopantoate reductase family protein, translated as MKFLVVGAGGVGGYIGARLAEKGNDVTFLVRQKRAEQLKETGLTVKSAKGDVAIKPKLIMADEKGEFDAVIIASKAYSLNDVIRDVKPFVKDSSVIIPFLNGYRHYNQLFEAFSKHQVLGGLCFIESALNEKGEILHTSAAHRFVFGEWNGERTDRMNELENAFAGVKADVIISRDIEKDIWKKYMFIAAQAGVTTLFQQPVGPILDTEGGRNTAKRLFAEIGAIFSAAGIPKDPDLEEESYRTLTSMSYHMKSSMLRDMEKGRVTEGDHLHGFLLEKAKGLSVDTLVLETVFANLQMYEAK; from the coding sequence ATGAAGTTTTTAGTTGTCGGAGCTGGGGGAGTGGGCGGATATATCGGCGCGCGTCTTGCAGAAAAGGGAAATGACGTTACGTTTCTCGTCCGTCAGAAACGGGCGGAACAATTAAAAGAGACGGGGCTGACCGTCAAAAGTGCAAAAGGTGATGTTGCAATTAAGCCGAAATTAATCATGGCAGACGAAAAAGGTGAGTTTGACGCCGTTATCATCGCTTCAAAAGCGTATTCGTTGAATGATGTCATTCGGGATGTCAAACCGTTTGTTAAAGATTCGTCGGTCATTATTCCTTTTTTAAACGGGTACAGGCATTATAACCAGCTGTTTGAAGCTTTTTCAAAACATCAGGTGCTGGGCGGCCTCTGTTTTATTGAGAGTGCTCTTAACGAAAAAGGGGAAATTCTACATACGAGTGCTGCCCACCGTTTTGTTTTCGGTGAATGGAACGGAGAACGCACCGACCGTATGAATGAGCTGGAAAACGCGTTTGCAGGTGTGAAAGCGGATGTCATCATCAGCCGGGATATTGAAAAGGACATTTGGAAAAAGTATATGTTTATTGCCGCGCAGGCGGGAGTGACTACACTGTTTCAACAGCCGGTCGGACCGATTTTAGATACAGAAGGCGGCCGTAATACGGCAAAGCGTCTTTTTGCTGAAATCGGAGCCATTTTCAGCGCTGCCGGCATTCCGAAAGACCCTGATCTGGAAGAAGAGAGCTATCGTACATTGACAAGTATGTCTTACCATATGAAATCGTCGATGCTGAGAGATATGGAAAAGGGCCGGGTGACGGAAGGTGATCATCTGCACGGTTTTCTGCTTGAAAAAGCGAAAGGCTTGTCTGTTGATACACTTGTTTTGGAAACCGTCTTCGCCAACTTGCAAATGTATGAAGCAAAATAA